A single window of Gossypium hirsutum isolate 1008001.06 chromosome A10, Gossypium_hirsutum_v2.1, whole genome shotgun sequence DNA harbors:
- the LOC121208559 gene encoding glutaredoxin-C9, giving the protein MQEAIPYKSYSTTTATAVGSRSPLLNFLGGGGGVVANGSESNIRKLVEENAVVVFGRRGCCMCHVVMRLLLGHGVNPVVCEVEEGKEEAAIGELSRIDGGGDDDGGGGGGIQLPAVFVGGKMFGGLDRVMSTHISGELVPVLKDAGALWL; this is encoded by the coding sequence ATGCAAGAAGCAATCCCATATAAATCATATTCGACCACCACAGCCACCGCCGTCGGCAGCCGTTCTCCGCTTCTTAACTTCCTCGGTGGTGGTGGGGGTGTGGTTGCCAATGGTAGCGAAAGCAATATAAGGAAGCTGGTGGAGGAGAATGCCGTGGTGGTTTTCGGTAGACGTGGTTGCTGCATGTGCCATGTTGTGATGAGGTTACTGCTAGGGCATGGAGTGAACCCGGTTGTTTGCGAGGTCGAGGAAGGGAAAGAAGAGGCGGCGATCGGCGAGTTGTCGAGGATCGACGGCGGCGGCGACGACgatggaggtggtggtggtgggaTTCAGTTACCGGCTGTGTTCGTGGGAGGGAAGATGTTTGGGGGATTGGATAGGGTAATGTCTACTCATATATCTGGTGAATTGGTGCCTGTTTTGAAAGATGCTGGTGCTTTATGGCTATGA
- the LOC121208514 gene encoding NAC transcription factor 56 — MDGNNRSNVANLPPGFRFHPTDEELIIHYLNQKVFPSSNHHLTFSIIADVNIYKFNPWELPDKALFGENEWFFFSPRERKYPNGTRPNRAAASGYWKATGTDKPIIASAGSQCLGMKKALAFYKGRPPKGVKTDWMMIEYRLLDDCFVSQRPKGSMQVSLCYFLLH, encoded by the exons ATGGATGGAAACAATAGGTCTAATGTTGCTAACTTGCCACCAGGGTTCAGATTCCATCCTACTGATGAAGAGCTTATCATTCATTATCTAAACCAGAAGGTTTTCCCTTCCTCCAATCATCACCTAACGTTCTCCATTATAGCTGATGTTAATATCTACAAGTTCAATCCATGGGAACTTCCTG ATAAGGCTTTATTTGGTGAGAACGAGTGGTTTTTCTTTAGTCCAAGAGAAAGGAAGTATCCGAACGGAACACGTCCGAACCGAGCAGCGGCATCGGGATACTGGAAGGCTACCGGGACCGATAAACCGATCATCGCTTCTGCTGGTTCACAATGCCTTGGAATGAAGAAAGCTTTAGCGTTTTACAAAGGACGTCCTCCTAAAGGTGTAAAAACCGATTGGATGATGATTGAATATAGACTGCTCGATGATTGCTTTGTATCTCAAAGACCTAAAGGATCAATGCAAGTAAGTTTATGTTACTTTCTTCTCCACTGA